TTTCTTACGCTTAATACTGATGATTTAATGTTTGGCATTCGATTCACCTCCTGGTCCTTATTTTTATTACTAAGAAATATTAATTAATATTCTTAATTACAATGAATTAAGTGTTGTTAGATACAACTACCTCATTTTAACATATTAAAATTGTAAATGCAAGATATTTTTATACTTTTTTTGCTATAAGTTATTTTTTAGAATTTTTTATATTTTAGTTGACTAATGACTATAATGTATGTTAGTATATATGACGTTGATATTTAATTTTACATAGGTAAGATTATTTGTCTTCTGACTTTATTATAATAAAAGATGTTTGAGAGATCCATCTATAAAAAAAACCTGAAGTACTGGTTTCTCAAATCAGTACTTTTTTATTTTCTCTTGAACAAGATAAGGAGATATAATGAGAAATAATACAGTTAAAGTTTTAACTATTCAAGCGTTAATCGCAGCTATTTATGTTGTATTAACATTAGCTATCGCACCATTCTCATACGGTGCTATCCAATTTCGTATAAGTGAATCACTTTCACAATTAGTAGTGTTTAGTAAAAAATATTGGTTCCCAATTACTTTAGGAGTGGCAATTGCTAATATCTTTAGTCCACTTGGTATAGTAGATGTGTTCTTTGGAACTTTAGGAACAGGATTAGCTTTAGCAATCAGTATTTTTGTTTTTAAATTTGTAAAAAATAGAATTGCTAGACACATCATTAATATTATTTTATACCTAGTTATTTGTATGCCAATTATTGCATATGAAATTACTATTTTTAGTGGTGATAATTCAGCTAGAGTACCATTCGAGTTTGGTGCATTTACAGCTATCTACGGATCACTTCTATTATCACAAGTAATCGTTATGGTTATCGGTATTGTTATTACTGAAGCATTAAACAAAGCGATTGATCTAAAAAAAGTATTCGAATAATATTTATATAGAATCGTTAGGAAAACTCCTAGCGATTTTTTTATTATAAATTATTGACTCTCACGTAACGTCATAGTATATAATAAGAATATCACTAGTGAAATATTATAAATTATAGAGGAATGATTATGAGGATAAATGAAGTTGTGAAAATTACTGGAGTAAGTGCAAGAACATTACAATATTATGATGAAATTGGTTTACTAATTCCTCAAAAGTTAGATAATGGTTATAGAGATTATTCTGAGGAAAATTTAGAGAAATTACAAAAAATATTGTTTTATAGATTTCTTAAGTTTAAGTTAAATGATATAAGAGAATTATTGGAAGGTGATTTTGATAATTTAAAAATACTTGAACAACAACGTGAATTAATTTTAAGAGAAAAAGAAAAGTTTGAAGTGATTTTACATAATATAGAAAAAACGATTAGAAATTATAAAGGAGAACAAACAATGACAATAGAAGAAAAATTTAATGGATTTAAAAAAGAGGATTTAAATAAGTATGAAAATCAAGCAGTAGAAAAATATGGTAAAGATACAATTGAAGAATCTAAAAAGCGTCAAAGTGGAAGAGAGGAAATAGTAACCGAGGAATTTAATGAAGTATTTCGTTCAATGGCAAAATTCAAAGATGAAAATGTAGATGTAGCTGAGAAAGAAGTACAATCTAAGGTAGAAGATTTATATAATAATATGAATGAATATGCTTTTGATTGTAGTATAGAAGTTTTTTCTTATATAGGAAAAGGATATGTTCATAATCCAGAGTTTAAAAAAAATATAGATAAGTTTGGTGAAGGTGTAGCAGAGTATACATCTAAAGCAATAGAAAAGTACTGCAGTGACAGATTAAATAAATAAGAACATAAAAAAATGCTAAAAAGAGTTTAAAAAAAAAAATTAAAAAAACTATTGACAAATAAAACTATATATATTAAAATAACTAAGTCAGTTGAAAATGTACCGTAGACAGTAGGGGGAGAAATCCTTAATTAACCTACCGAGGACAAAATTCGAAAAGAAACTTATGTGCCTTTTTGTATGTTCTCGCATGCAAGAAGGTTTTTTTAATGGTACTGAAATTGATAAATCTACTTAGGAGGAAGTTCAATGTCAAAAGCTATTGAGAGAAAACAAGAGTTAGTAAATCAAATCGCAGAAGAAATTAAAGCAAGTTCTTCAGTTGTTATCGCTGACTACCGTGGATTAAACGTTGCGGAAGTAACAGAATTACGTAACAACATGCGTAACGAAGGTTTAACTTTTAAAGTTTATAAAAACTCATTAGTTCGTCGTGCGATGGAGCAAGCAGGAATTGAAGGATTAGACGAAGTTCTAACTGGACCAAATGCTTTTGCTTTCTCAACAGACGATGCTGTAGCTCCTGCTAGAGTTTTAAACGATTTCGCTAAAGAACACGAAAACTTAGAACTAAAAGCTGGTGTTATAGAAGGAAAAGTTGCAGATCAAGCTGAAATTAAAGCTATCGCTACATTACCAAGTCGCGAAGGATTACTTTCAATGTTACTATCTGTATTAACAGCGCCAATGCGCAATACTGCTTTAGCTGTTAAAGCTGTTGCAGACCAAAAAGCTGAACAAGAAGCTTAATAAACAACAATATTAAAAATATATAATTTAAAAATCGGAGGAAATTTATAATGACTAAAGAACAAATTTTAGACGCTATCAAAGAAATGTCAGTTTTAGAATTAAACGACTTAGTAAAAGCAATTGAAGAAGAATTCGGAGTAACTGCTGCTGCACCTGTAGCTGTAGTTGGTGGAGCTGCTGCTGGAGCTGCTGAAGAAAAAACTGAATTTGACGTAGTTTTAGCTAACGCTGGAGACTCAAAAATTAAAGTAATCAAAGTTGTTCGTGAAATCACTGGAGACGGACTAAAAGAAGCTAAAGAAAAAGTTGATGGTGCGCCAGCAACACTTAAAGAAGGAGTTTCTAAAGAAGAAGCTGAAGAAATCAAAGCTAAATTAGAAGAAGTTGGAGCAACTGTAGAAGTTAAATAATTTCTAATCTAAGTAGATAAAAAGATAGATGTAAATAAACAATAATATTCTATTTGAGAATATTTGATACGATGATAATAACAAAAATAGTATATCTCAAGTGTCTAACTGTGGGATATACTATTTTCTTTCATTTTAAGAGGTGTCTTTATTATGGAACATTATTATACAAATAATCCGACAACAGAAAGTCGTGAAAAAATTATTAACTCAACAATAGCAAATGAGAATTTGAAGTTCTATACAGATAACGGGGTATTTTCAAAAGAAAGTGTTGATTTTGGAACTAAAACAATGTTAGAAAGTTTTAGTACAGAAAAGGAAAATGCTAAAGTTGCTGATATTGGATGTGGTTATGGAGTCATATCTATATTTTTAGCAAAAAAATATCCGACGTTTAAGTTTACTATGGTAGATGTAAATAATAGAGTTTTAGAACTATCTAAAAAAAATATTGAACTTAATAAAATAAATAATGAAGTAGAAGTACTAGAAAGTAGTTCCTTTGATAATGTCGAAGGGAACTTTGATATAGTATTAACAAACCCACCGATAAGAGCTGGGAAAAAAATCGTACATAAAATAATGACAGATAGTTATGAACATCTAAATGCTTCGGGGGAGCTTTGGGTGGTTATACAAAAAAAACAAGGAATGGCTAGTTGTAAAAAATTATTAGAAGAGACTTTTTCTATGGTAGAAGTAGTTACTAAAAATAAAGGTTACTATATACTGAAAGCCGTAAAATAATTGACAACTTGCTATGACTATGATAAAATGATATATTGCAAGTAATTCTATTTTCTTTTAGATGGAATTACCTAAATTATATAAGTAAGTAAGAGAAAATGTATATATTTTCTTTTTAGTTTTTAAGAGAAAAGCTGAGAGGTGACACAGTTGCAAAAAGTTAAATTTGGTAAGCACAGACAAAGACGTAGCTATGCTAGAATATCAGAGGTAATTGATTTACCGGACTTAATTGAAATTCAAACGTTATCTTATGATAAATTTTTAGAAACTGGTCTAAAAGATGTTTTTAAAGATGTATCACCAATTGAAGGTAATAATGATAAATTAAGTTTAGAATTTATCGACTATAAATTAGGAACACCTAAGTATGATGTAGATGAATCTAAAGAACGAGATGCTACATATTCAGCACCTTTAAGAGTGCGCGTACGTTTAATCAATAAAGAACGTGACGAAATTAAAGAACAAGAAGTATTTATGGGTGAATTACCGTTGATGACTGAAACTGGAACGTTTATTATCAATGGTGCAGAGCGTGTAATTGTATCTCAATTAGTACGTTCGCCTTCTGTATATTTTACAGAAGATGACAAACTTAAAGTTAAAAATATCCCAAATGCCTATAAAACAACTGTTATTCCTAACAGAGGAGCTTGGTTGGAATTTGAAAAAGATATTAAAGGATTAGTTTACGCTCGTATCGATAGAACTAGAAAAATTCCTTTAACAACGCTTATTAGAGCGTTAGGTTTTGAATCTGATGAATCAATTATTAAATTATTCGGTGAAGATGCAGAACTATTAAATACATTAGAAAAAGATGAAAACTTAGACACAGGAACTGCGTTAAAAGTAATTTATGATAAATTACGTCCTGGTGAACCAGCTAACGTAGAAACTGCTAAAGCTACTTTACACGGAAGATTCTTCGATCCAAGAAGATATGACCTAGCTAAAGTAGGACGTTACAAATTAAATAACAAACTTCACGTTGGTGAACGCCTAGAAAATCAAATTTTAGTTGAGCCAATCGTTGATACAGAAACAGGAGAAATCTTAGTAGAAAAAGGTACTAAGTTAACACGAGAAATCATTGATGGAATTTATGAAGAATTAGGAACTACAGCTAACGTAGTTGAATTCGATATGAATGAAAGTCTTGATGGAAGTGATAGCCTTAAATTACAATTATTCAAAGTTGTAAATCAAGTTAAAGTAGGTAATGACTTCGATATCGATGAATTAACTGATGATCAAGTATTACATGTAATTGGTAATGGAGCACCTAATAAAGATGTTCTTACATTAACAATTTCTGATATCGTAGCAAGTATTAACTACTACCTATTATTAATTAAAAACCGTAGAAATAACGATGGATTTGAATTTGAATTAATCGGTCGTGTAGATGATATTGACCACCTTGGTAACCGTCGTCTACGTTGTATTGGTGAATTATTACAAAACCAAATTCGTGTAGGTATTTCTCGTATGGAGCGTGTTGTACGTGAACGTATGAGTATCCAAGATACTAATGAAATCACGCCACAACAACTTATTAACGTAAGACCAGTTACAGCAATTATTAAAGAGTTCTTCGGAAGTTCACAACTTTCACAATTCATGGACCAAGTAAACCCACTAAGTGAGCTTACTCACAAACGTCGTTTATCTGCACTTGGACCTGGTGGTTTAACAAGAGAACGTGCAGGGATGGAAGTTCGTGACGTTCACTATTCACACTATGGTCGTATGTGTCCGATTGAAACACCAGAGGGACCAAACATCGGTCTTATTAACTCACTTTCATCATTTGCCCGTATAAATGAGTTTGGATTCATTATGACTCCATACAGAAAAGTTGAGTTTGATGCGAAAGGACGTCCATACGTAACTGAAAATGTACAATACTTAACTGCTGATCAAGAAGATAAATACGTAGTAGCGCAATCAACTGCGAATGTTGATGAAAAAGGTTACTTCGTTGATGATGAAGTAGTATGTCGTTTTAGAGGAGATAATACAGTTAAACCTCGTGAAATGATGAACTTCATGGACGTATCACCTAAGCAAGTAGTATCTGCTGCCACTGCATGTATTCCGTTCTTAGAGAATGACGACTCTAACCGTGCACTTATGGGAGCGAACATGCAACGTCAAGCAGTACCTCTAATGATTACAGAAGCGCCATTCGTTGGTACTGGTATGGAGCACCTTGCAGCACGTGACTCAGGAGCGGCTGTTATCGCTAAATATCCAGGTATCGTAGAATACGTAGACGGAGCGAAAATTAAAGTACGTCGAATTGAAACTCTAGAAGGTAAAGAGATTAAAGGTGACTTAGATACATATGTAATTCATAAATTCGTACGTTCTAACCACTCTACAGCTTATAACCAAAAACCAATCGTTAAAGTTGGAGATAGAGTAGAACCTAAAGATATCCTTGCGGATGGTCCATCAATGGATAAAGGAGAGTTAGCTTTAGGTAAAAACCTTGTAGTAGCATTCGTTAACTGGGATGGTTATAACTATGAGGATGCTGTTATCATGAGTGAGCGTCTTGTAAAAGATGATGTTTATACTTCTATTCACGTAGAAGAATACGAAACTGATGCTCGTGATACTAAACTAGGGCCTGAAGAAATTACTCGTGAAATTCCTAACGTAGGTGAAAATGCACTTAGAAACTTAGATGCACGAGGAATTATTAGAATCGGGGCTGAAGTTAAAGATGGAGATATCTTAGTAGGTAAAGTTACACCGAAAGGATTAACTGAACAAACTCCAGAAGAAAAATTATTATATGCTATCTTTGGAGCTAAATCTAAAGAAGTACGTGATACATCATTACGTGTACCTCACGGTGCAGATGGAGTAGTTGCTGATGTTAAAATCTTTAAACGTGAAGATGGTGCAGAATTACCTAA
This is a stretch of genomic DNA from Gemella haemolysans. It encodes these proteins:
- the rplJ gene encoding 50S ribosomal protein L10 produces the protein MSKAIERKQELVNQIAEEIKASSSVVIADYRGLNVAEVTELRNNMRNEGLTFKVYKNSLVRRAMEQAGIEGLDEVLTGPNAFAFSTDDAVAPARVLNDFAKEHENLELKAGVIEGKVADQAEIKAIATLPSREGLLSMLLSVLTAPMRNTALAVKAVADQKAEQEA
- a CDS encoding QueT transporter family protein, which translates into the protein MRNNTVKVLTIQALIAAIYVVLTLAIAPFSYGAIQFRISESLSQLVVFSKKYWFPITLGVAIANIFSPLGIVDVFFGTLGTGLALAISIFVFKFVKNRIARHIINIILYLVICMPIIAYEITIFSGDNSARVPFEFGAFTAIYGSLLLSQVIVMVIGIVITEALNKAIDLKKVFE
- the rpoB gene encoding DNA-directed RNA polymerase subunit beta produces the protein MQKVKFGKHRQRRSYARISEVIDLPDLIEIQTLSYDKFLETGLKDVFKDVSPIEGNNDKLSLEFIDYKLGTPKYDVDESKERDATYSAPLRVRVRLINKERDEIKEQEVFMGELPLMTETGTFIINGAERVIVSQLVRSPSVYFTEDDKLKVKNIPNAYKTTVIPNRGAWLEFEKDIKGLVYARIDRTRKIPLTTLIRALGFESDESIIKLFGEDAELLNTLEKDENLDTGTALKVIYDKLRPGEPANVETAKATLHGRFFDPRRYDLAKVGRYKLNNKLHVGERLENQILVEPIVDTETGEILVEKGTKLTREIIDGIYEELGTTANVVEFDMNESLDGSDSLKLQLFKVVNQVKVGNDFDIDELTDDQVLHVIGNGAPNKDVLTLTISDIVASINYYLLLIKNRRNNDGFEFELIGRVDDIDHLGNRRLRCIGELLQNQIRVGISRMERVVRERMSIQDTNEITPQQLINVRPVTAIIKEFFGSSQLSQFMDQVNPLSELTHKRRLSALGPGGLTRERAGMEVRDVHYSHYGRMCPIETPEGPNIGLINSLSSFARINEFGFIMTPYRKVEFDAKGRPYVTENVQYLTADQEDKYVVAQSTANVDEKGYFVDDEVVCRFRGDNTVKPREMMNFMDVSPKQVVSAATACIPFLENDDSNRALMGANMQRQAVPLMITEAPFVGTGMEHLAARDSGAAVIAKYPGIVEYVDGAKIKVRRIETLEGKEIKGDLDTYVIHKFVRSNHSTAYNQKPIVKVGDRVEPKDILADGPSMDKGELALGKNLVVAFVNWDGYNYEDAVIMSERLVKDDVYTSIHVEEYETDARDTKLGPEEITREIPNVGENALRNLDARGIIRIGAEVKDGDILVGKVTPKGLTEQTPEEKLLYAIFGAKSKEVRDTSLRVPHGADGVVADVKIFKREDGAELPNGVNELVRVFIVQKRKIRVGDKMAGRHGNKGVISNILPEEDMPYLPDGTPVDVMLNPLGVPSRMNIGQVLELHLGMAAKQLGIHVATPVFDGATDEDVWSTVAEAGMAKDAKTVLYDGRTGEPFDSRVSVGVMYMIKLAHMVDDKLHARSIGPYSLVTQQPLGGKAQFGGQRFGEMEVWALEAYGAAYTLQEILTYKSDDTNGRVKTYEAIVKGENIPRPGVPESFRVLMKELQALGMDFRVMDNEDNEVDMGDIDLGDTIDFHESHNHDHNEENSEEAKETKEASEQSTEEGYQGLANLLLSDTDEYEDVEEEAEEETSGYQALASLLMSDTDEYEDVEDDTDEE
- the rplL gene encoding 50S ribosomal protein L7/L12, with the protein product MTKEQILDAIKEMSVLELNDLVKAIEEEFGVTAAAPVAVVGGAAAGAAEEKTEFDVVLANAGDSKIKVIKVVREITGDGLKEAKEKVDGAPATLKEGVSKEEAEEIKAKLEEVGATVEVK
- a CDS encoding class I SAM-dependent methyltransferase, which produces MEHYYTNNPTTESREKIINSTIANENLKFYTDNGVFSKESVDFGTKTMLESFSTEKENAKVADIGCGYGVISIFLAKKYPTFKFTMVDVNNRVLELSKKNIELNKINNEVEVLESSSFDNVEGNFDIVLTNPPIRAGKKIVHKIMTDSYEHLNASGELWVVIQKKQGMASCKKLLEETFSMVEVVTKNKGYYILKAVK
- a CDS encoding MerR family transcriptional regulator, which gives rise to MRINEVVKITGVSARTLQYYDEIGLLIPQKLDNGYRDYSEENLEKLQKILFYRFLKFKLNDIRELLEGDFDNLKILEQQRELILREKEKFEVILHNIEKTIRNYKGEQTMTIEEKFNGFKKEDLNKYENQAVEKYGKDTIEESKKRQSGREEIVTEEFNEVFRSMAKFKDENVDVAEKEVQSKVEDLYNNMNEYAFDCSIEVFSYIGKGYVHNPEFKKNIDKFGEGVAEYTSKAIEKYCSDRLNK